The sequence CAGGACCTGGAAGGGTTCAGACATTTCGCTTTGTACTATCACCTTGCTAGTAGTACTCGTCAACGTGCAGAGTATCAGTTTAATCAGTTTCAACGGAACGCCAAGTTTTTGGAAACActgtttgattttctttttgtctAGACTATCAAACGATTGCTTAAAATCAATAAGTGGGCAGAATATATCTATGTTCTGctcgaaaatttttggaaaaatttggtTTACCAGGAAACCTTGATCAATTGTCGATCGATTGCTTTTAAAGCCAAACtggtattcatttattatttcatcAGCATAAACTTTGATACGCCGGTACACACTTTGTAACCAACGTTCAATAGCGATATTCCTCGATAATTTCGACATTCAGTCGTATTGCCCTTCTTATGTATTGGCACCATTACACTTGTTAGccattcattttattgtttttgaagtgataacgtcttataattcgatttagccggctgcacgcacgaaaaaatgtgtcgttaccttgctcatggggcgttaccttgcatgaactgcaagcgaaagcgcggaacgaacgacaaagagcacaacgttcgccaacgttcgacatctttctctctcctacttaagtgagcgtatatatgtatgtatatgcgcatatgtacatatataaattcacatatttgtatttgcatatgccttcttcctgtgtgcatggtaatgaaccatttctctgttgagaataggacgatgagaggaaaagtaggaaatatgaaagggggtgtttcgagtgtaaaatgtcttgaaaaagtcaaatcgatgatggtgcctcttcgtgttgttgacttattaacgtctgatgcacaatcgaaattgaacatatctttcatgaatttgataaatgtttcgtcatttttcacgtttgtgtaaatgcaacttgacctattccattgcgattccatttacttccttctctatatccatacaaaatattaatcaaacaaataaatttaaattttcttttgaaaaatgcaaccattccatcaatattttcgttgtcacgttaaactatcgtcagtaaaccgactttacagacaacctcttttttaatttattgattgCTGTGGTTACTTCAATTATGCTAGGCCCGTCAACCAACATTTCAGCTGTATGGACCTCCTCTCTTTCAttgttattatcattattattcctATGACTTTCGTTGAGGAGCTTGATGAAATGTTGTTTCCATCTTTCTATCACTTTTTGCTTGTCACTAATAATATGTATTTCCATTCTTGTCCTTACAAACGTTGGGTTTTGTTTGGAAAGCTTTTGTTTGCCTTTTTATGTTTTGGTACATGGATCTGACATTTTTGTTGGCGAAGTCTCTTTCAATTTGTTTAATCTgttgtttaatatatatttttttctttgtcttaTTAACTTTTTGGCTTCTTTTCTCTTATTTTGGTATTCAAGAAAGTTTGCTCTCGAGCATCTTTCGACGTATGCTTTTCTCGGTTGCTGctttataatatttgctttgCAGCAATCCTCATCGTACCATTCATTTGTTTCCGATCTCCTTTTTCCGATTACATTTTTTGCAGTGTTGATAATAAGATTTTTTAGTTCGTTCCAGTGTTTATCGATACTAACTTCGCTTCTTTCATTTGGTGCGttaacaattttgtttattttttttttccccaAGATTCTCTGTAATTCTTTTTCGTAATTTCTTTCTTGTGCAtttcctgggtattccattttacCTTTCTATGACTTTTAGTCTCAGAAAGCAGAAGAGTTTAAACTTAAAAAgtctgcataaaaatatttaaaaattaaaccaaCGAAATCAAATTTGAAGTTAGGCTACCATTGGAAAAGTTTTctcattcaattaaatttttagtaaattaactaagtttttttgcaaatatcagCGCACCTTCGTTCGGTTGATCTATCAACTGAGgtgattttttgcaaaatatatttacaaaaacaccCGGTTTTTGGAGGCATTTTCAAATCGGTCCAGCTCACGAAAATCTTATTGTTTTCTGAAATACTTTGGCGGAAGTCTTGAAACGTAATACATCTTATAGTTCTGGGagacaaaattcaacttttttttggtgAGGCATCCTAATATATGTACACTTGCCCTCACTTTATCTTTTTACAATCTTCGCAATAGTTTTCATGctaaattttttcgttaattttgtataaaactatAGTTCTTTCtataacaaaaacttttttaatgaaatttcaaagctttgtaaatttaaaaaattgtagagttattaatgaaattaattatatttgtacCTACCGGCATTTGACGCTCATAATTTCTCAACGCTGAAAGTGTTTCCTCTGCATTTGTGCTGGAACTGCTGCCATCGCCATCATCACGTAGAGGATTGCGCACCGAGGTGCCACAATTGGCACAAAGTGCATTCGCGGCAATATGTGTACGCTCTTCATCCAAGTACAGACACAATTCCTTCAGCTCCAGATTATCGGTAATCAACTCTTGTTGTTTATCATCGAGTTGGCGTAATTTGTGCTTTTGTTCGAATAAAtagttgttttcattttatttgtgtatgtataaagatatttttgtatttgtatttaaacattttaccgCATTAAACCTACCTGATAGGCCGCCACCTCCTGCCTCATCACACTGGCTGTATATCTGCCGAAACGTTGCCATTCGCGCGCGAGCTTTCTACCTTTTTGACGATCGTCATCGAGAAAGCAACATAAGTCTCGCAATTCCTGATTGTCATCGAGTAAACGTTGATTTTGTTCCTTCAAGACTCGGAGCTCGTTAATAAGACCCTAGGAATTTTGGAGGGCATTTATtataaactttttcttattatttggatagaatatattttagatatgtatgtacataagtatatgaATTATGAGCGTCAAAAGTGAGTCAACAACATATCGATGGGCAGGCATTCATAGCACTTTGGAATTGGTAATTAAAGACACGATTATCTTTAATTAGTTTTCATTCTTGAGCCTAATAAGAGATTTCGTAAATGGAGTTTATATCACTGCCAAGATTCCTTGCGTTAACGATGTACTATAGTTTTAGCCATACTTAGCGTAAAACATCATGTAAAAAGAGACACAGTCGATGAGAATGAAGTATTGCGATTATCTTCCGAGGTCGATAGTCGAGCTTCGAGTGTATATGATACTCCTTAGGATACCTTTAGTTCAGATTAGATTAGATGAGTCTATCTCGAAGAGTTGAGGAAAGAGACATTTTTCTAATTCTGTCTTTGCTTGTGCTTAAATAATCCCAATCTACTGTCGTGACCACGCAGACTCTTTAACGAGACTCTGCTTCGAATAAGGGATCTCCCATAAATCTGGGTCGTATTCATCGAAGTGCAGGGTATTCATACAGGAATTGATGACTAAATATTTCTTACCGAAATGGTAAGTTGCACTGCATGATGGACTCTTACATTTGATGGATTTTCTGCACTGGCTGCAGAAATCTGCGGTACAATTGCCTTTGCTTGTTCTCAAATACTTTTGATTCAAACGTGCAGTGCAACTCCAACTCTGTGTTTACAAATAAACCCTTTGTTTTTGCGATTCTTAGTAAGTTCCGCGTTCTTTCTACGCCGAGTACTGGTGTCCACAATAGTCCAACCACTGTTGCAGCTTTAGCCTTCAAGTTTTGAAAGCAGGAAACTTTGCAGAGCTTGGATTCATTTCCTTAAGTACTGTATCAGATGTTTTCCCGCGCATTTCCTCGACCCGGGAGGAAATTAAGATCCAAGCTGTGCTTTCGAAGTGGTTCTGGATATCTTCGATAATCGAAAAATACTCTTAGCTTTCGCAAAATTTGTGACATTTCTGagattatatataaaataggcGTTTACACCCTTAATTGGGTGCTTGGTCgagcttctccttctatttgtggggtgcatattgatatttttctacaaatggagaaacttacagttttatgctgcctccgaatggcagatgtttttttggtatgagaagctttttcatgacatgAAGCTTTACATCattgccgctattagaaaaaactttattattattttgatgtttcatgcccggggACTTCGAACTCatgcaccaaccattcggcaaTGGCGCCCGCCGAGATTCTGGGATTATACACATAATATAttgaatacaatattttgtaataatataattataattaatttggttaaaaaaaaatgcacatgaATCTCTGCACTTTAAATGTGAGAAATCCTCTGAGATCAATAATATTGGACTTCCTGTTCGAATTTCGGACGTGTTGTAACGACTTAATACACAAATAGATTTAGTTATGTAGCAACTACAAATCGAAAAGCCTATCTACACATTTAcgcccacatacatatgtacaaatacatatacttaGGAGTATTAGTGGTATTAGTACCTGTAATTGTCGATTTTGCTCGGCAGTGAGGCGAGTGCCAGTAGGCACTGCAGCTGCACTAGATGTGATCGAAGCATTCGGCGATGGATGATCCTGATCAGTTTTTCGCACAAATTTAAGCATATCTTGTGGatgctgttgttgttccacTTGTTGCTGtctatattgttgttgttgttgtgaattataaaaatattgcggATTCGTGGCACTGCCCGAAAGTCGTGCGGGTTGCCTTTGTGAAAGTGTTTGATGCGATTGCAAATAGCGACCGCTGCCACCGGGTAATTTCAATGAATCCGGTATGTAGACAGGGGACAATTGTGGTATATCCGGTGGATATTTAAGATTGAAATGTGTTGTATCAAAATTTGACGTGGTGTGATGCTTACTACCGCCTGTAGATGGGCGTTGACTCAGCGTTTCTCCACTCTCAGCAACACCGCCGCGCAAcgtatttatatgcttcaatatgcCAGCCTGGTTGCTCGGTTGGGGTGGCGGCTGATAGCGTGGTGGTATGGAATGTGCTGGCGCCTTTAGATGATTGGCGGCTTTAAGCGCCTGCAGATTGTATGCGTTTCGCTGTTGTTGTAACGTGGCGGAATTAACGGACGTAGCAGCTGTTGTAATCGCGCGTTCACTTTCGCCACTTAAATGCTTAGATGTTGACTGGTGGTGGTGATGATGACGTGAGTGCGGGTGATCCTTTAAGTTATTCGAGGGTGTtgggtgttgttgctgttgtggttgttgtgcGCCTGCTGACGAAGCACTTGTTGGCTCTGCTATCTGCTGTTGCGAGTGATGATGGTGTACGGTGGCGATGGTCTGGAGTTGGTGCGAAGGTAATGTGGCGCCGCTAGAGTATTTTGTAATTGTGTTGACTGAAGGCAATGCCGATGAGTTTGTCGTCACgctttgctgttgctgctgattGTGCTGTTGATTCTGGTGTTGCTGTTGGAGTGAGCGTTGCGCCAAGGCTTGCGTTGTGCTGGGAGCTGGGAGCGAGCGACGTGATTGTGGGGCTTGTAATTTACTTGAAATCGTAGCAGAAAATTGCTGTTGTGTTATTTTGTCGCAGTCGTTGCTATTCGATTTCGGGTTATTAAGGGAGATgacgttgttgctgttgttgttggttgtgGTGATGGTGTTGACACCAGATGACAACGTGTTACACGcttctatattttttgttgtatttgcacttaaaaacttttcactcagtttgtttatattattgttattattattattattgttgttgttgatgttagTAATACCAGACATTTTATTAGACGTCTTAGTCATTGCTTTTGAAGCAATCGCCGTTGTTTACACAGTAGAAGGGTTTTGTTGACCCCAAAATCTACAATTGATTTTGCTCGCCTTTAGACATTCTTGTGTAGTCTAGAAATTGAGTAAAtcgaattttgatatttatttcattttgaattCCCTTAACTCTTTTATATTTGTAATCTTTTTTATGTCTTGGTAAAgtttaaatatgtttaaaatatataattatctaTGTACTCGTACTTCGAAAAAAGCGTTCATAAATTCGAATCCAATATTTGTGGATATATagttttcgaattaaaaaaaaagttcattgtCCATAACGCAATGAggatagatattaaattttaattcctGTTTACGTCCCTCGATAATAAGTTTTTTTAGGTAGCTCAAAATTTACATGAATacagtaattttaataaatttcaatcacAAGTGCCTCCATTCGACCCTAGGTGTGAAACGGAAGAACTCAAATCAATATTGTTATTGGCATTGACTTGGATTCCAATAGTAAAATTAGCATATTTGGAGGAAATTCTCAAGAAAAATTATCCGAGGAGAGGCGACAGTATGTGTTGAAGTTTATCCCACCCACATATGGAGTGGTTAAGTGGGGGCATTTCCTTTAACCTTGTTTTGCACTTTGAAATtcttgcaaaattatttttgaaattaatgcaaaaatttggaatgaaatctattttttttgttcaaatttattggaaaaaaattgtctttagtCATTTTCGAGAAACACCTCTTTAAGATTTTGTTCAGAAATCCCTGAACATTTCATAGCGGAATTCCCATAGCCGTTCGCGTTCTATTCAAATACCTAGAGACCTAGCGACCTAGTGAAAAATACAGTGTATCGATCGGTTTGTAAACGGACGCAATATGATGGTTCATTTGACATTATGATGTCTGAAGGTGTGGGCGACATCACACCGTTAACccgctctcagcgaatttgaaggaatcagctgatttgctgacttaGCAGGGTATTTGACGGTGATATTATTTGATGATAATAATACTTCGTCGCCGTCTGAAAAACAATTAGAAAACCTATGCTGAAAGTAAACTTATTTTCAGTAAATTACTTGAAAATGTCtacattttctttatattatattttatttgttgcagACTTGAACTACTGGCATATAAGTTCCgctaaaagttaaatttaacaatCGGTTTTATACGCTTCATGCTTTGTGATTGATATAATTAACCGAACAAATATTTGGTACAAAATTGCTCTTAAATCTCTTGCATACGAATAAATCTAagcaactttagaaataaattgggGAATGTTGTTACTTATGACATTGACGCCTCTCGAGAGTCACTCACTGCAATTATTTGTAATTACAGTTTACGTAAGATTAGATAAagagcaaaggaagaggaaatAGAACAGAAGATACTCCATACTGGAGTGGGGTACTAAGTGAGGTGTGCTTTTATGACGTAagtaactaacaaaaaaaaaatattaattttgtataagaaACAATAATGAAGTTATAAACTTCAGATTTTCGAGTATTTCAATAAACATATGCATGTTGGCAATAAGCTtctattgttttattaaaaaaaatataataagtattatgaaaataaaagaaattcagAGCCAAGAGCAGATGATTTGGTGGAGCGAGTTTTAAAATATGTGGCCAACATAAGACCGTTAACGGGCTCTCAGCGATactgaaggaatcagctgatttgctgacgtaatcgGGGATGTGACGGCGGTTTGCTCACGACAAAGCCGACATTGTGTGgttgatataagaaaaaatcaacgcagcccCCCCTCGTGTTACTTtattgccatctgaacaacgactgattggaagtgcgtaagaatacgtgtgaaatgagcagaCGGattctttcacaatttttctttggGTGGTTAaaacttgtaatctatcatctttgCCGAATCCCCGAGCACGGGACAGCCGAAGTtcccacaattttgcttcggatggccaaatcttgtaatctatcatccttgagcaAATGGCGTAGTAAAGAAATAGAGTAGAACTTTGTAAGAGCAAGTCCTGAAAATCTACTTTAAGAGTATATTGCATATTGAACTATGAATGTGGGTTTCTTAATTAAATAACACCCTGAGTTATTATCGAGACCTAGAGGCAGATTTAATAATCAACGATCGCCAGTACAGACatttcatatactcgtatgtatatatgtataatgtgGACTAATGTGTTTGAAATCAGCAGAGAAGATGAACTGGAATGTACTATATGCTTTGTCGTGTTTGAACCCAAGACCAGATGAACCAGAAATAACAACTAAACCATTGTAAGAATCTTACCATTTCAAGATTACTCACACAGCTGAAAAATAGGCTGTACTTAGATGATggcaaaatagctaaaaaaactAGTTGGTAAGTCACCAAAGCGCGTGTTGACATTGCATTTGATTGGTGGATGGTACGATTCTATCTTATAGATGAATTATTCAAAAACGTGTATGAATTGAAGACTTTGGATCATCTATTTATACGTTCGGGGAATGAACAGAAAATCAAATGGGAATTTAAACCGAATAGGtatgtaaataaagaaaatagtcgcttttttagtgaaaataaatgcaatggGACTTCCGAGACTCAATTGCCGAAAGTTACTATTTGATGTGTTTTGCATTCCGGACACATCATTGGCCCACACACTTCCAAATATGGAAGTGGAGTTAATTATGAGTGTTATTTACATAGTCATACACCGATTTTTTTGGTAACCGAGTGATCTTAAAAAGTGGCAATATGATTTCACTGtttggcacagtaggtgcgtgAGAGTAAGTCAAGTCAGTGATCTATTCTGCTTAACCAGCTACAATTGACCATCTTACATTCGGGGCGTTATTGGCGTGTTGTGGCCCATTATGCTGGAAAGAATGGTACCAAATAATTGATGTTCCCCAAAAGACGTAGTCGCAAATCAGTTTGgaagaataaattaattttttaaattttatatctcCAAAAACTCAGTGATAATGAAACGTGCCAATGTGTACGACCTGAACGAAGTAGGATTCCGAATGGATGATCGTGATCTCTTTATAGCCGAATCGCGACATGGTAAGATGAAGGTGTTTTGGGTATGAGTTTTCGAATGTTTTTGCAGATAAATAACAGAGAGATATTGTGACAGTTATTACTACGAGTTTATCGAGTTAGATTCCTATACTATTAGAAGATTTTACAAAGCTTCGGCGGGgtacaaaacttaaaatatgGCACATATGCAAAACAAAACTGCTGGGGAAAGTAAATATAAGTAAGTATTGAGATGCTAATTGGattcataatatttacataagtaCGCCATATGCACCTATacacacacgtatgtatgtatgtatgatatgtatgcatatattttttgatgctaGGCCGGCGAAGGCTTAGGCGTATCTACCCATACACATCAGCATGTAATTATGTGCTTTCATGGATGTATCACTATCAAAAGGAAAAGTGTTACACTTCAGTGAATGTCTGCCAAAGTTGTCGTGCAACTTTAAGGCAATACGAGTATATGAAATGTCATTAGATTTTCGACGatgataaaaatgtttctgCTTTCAGATTTGCCGCCAAGTTGCTGCTCTGACACACATGCGCGTTTATGTAGTTATGCACCCACAGTaaataacttttcaaaaatgtattttttaagcacgaatttagaaataaaaatgtcgCCTATATTTGTATGTCACTACACTTTCTTAGTTTCTCCAATTGGAGAacatttatgaaattataattacatatatttttttattacatgttACTTTTTACCACTAACGTATCCGTTCACCAATCTTTcgtaaattttaatcaaatttgtgttaatttatatttactgaACTTTTAAGTCTTAACTTTTAGTACTATCATTAAGTCACTTTGTACCGCTAGTCTGTAAAGTTTTGTAGCTATAGACTTAAtagatgaaatgaaataaatgtaaatacatacatacatagctcaACAACATTTAGATGGTTTCATTAGCGAGTTGAGCTCTCTAATCGGCctttcttatttcatttaacacaattttgtatagacatttttttattttatatttgattttatttgatttgattaaTAATAGCATTTGTAATGTCACCAATAGCGATTTGAATATTTTCACTTCACTTACTTCTAGTTACTCCAAAGTGTAGAgtctaaacaaaaatttgtataggCAGATGCTTGACATCGTTTACCTACTACTACATATATCCAGTAAGTAAGTGTGCCCATGTATTCACTAACAACAACTTAGTGTTTTTCCTGATCTCACTCTCTGCATATATCTCACGCACAATCGGCAACTTTGCAACCAGCAAATTTGTATTGCGACAATTTGACTTCCCACACTCAcaaaagcaaacacaaaaaaaaaaaacaaaatacaaaaaaaaaaacacgcatACATTAGCGTCTTAGAGAAATgctaattcaaattattttctctttttgtgtttttgttttttgttctctcTCGTTCTGTCTTTAAAATTGCTTCCGGTTTTGATTTTCTGCTGCGTCTACGCAAACAAACATCGCCATTTGTTGGTACATCGAAATCAACACTGCttattcacaaaattaaaagaatttatgaaattaagtaaatttattctGTACTAAAACggattttttactatttatgatATAGTTTTTACTTTACATGTTAAATTTTCACTGAAAACATCCGCAAAAGATCGGCCATTTAAGCACTGAGAGcaaatcaacaaatttaatgCGAACATATACATTTCTATGTTGTTGTGCTACCAGCTTGTTGGTAAATGCAGAGAGTACTTTTACACTCGTTTGTTGTAGGCACAAGAGtagacatttttaaatattcacagaAATTAAAAGGCTAAAATGTATCCCCACAtagattgtaaataaaatatttaaatcctcTTAGGGGTAATTTCTTATCGTTTGTTAGGTTAGCTGATTTCAAGCTAAGAAGTATCTGACTTCAGGCTAAGGTAAATAAGTGCGTTGCAACACTGCCAAGCAGAACTACGTTTCAGATACATTCCTACGAAAAGTCATGATCGTCCACTTTGCCGTGTTACCACATATtcggaattaaaataaatatcttatatatattaataatctacatccaataaatatttaagtttgacttcaatattaaatggttttttgtaaggtagaaatttacaaatttacaaaatttaatatttacaaatttacaaactTTGTTTCtcaaaatgagtaaaaaaactGGCTTCCAAATAGTAACTCTATAAGTACTTTTTctaatatgaaattattatggttttttaatttatatatttttttatgaataatttaCACTGAATAAGccattaagttaagttaaactTCAGATAAGTtttttggtaaacattttttattacaaatgaaGAATCTGGGTTgataaatttgaagtaaaacataatattgtataattttcgaaatagaaattttttgtactttttatacACATGcactttgtttatttaacatttgaatatgggcatttctccaatgtcgaatgcgacattcgtacgcattcaaagtgaaaaaaaacatatgccaaaacattattttattttgacaaaaggcgaaagctatagcacttgattagcactatgattggtgctaaggttgtttttgggaaattgttcgttttcaagataattccaaaaaatcaagccattcgcatgcgacaaaaacagaagtcgctttcaaagcaaaaaattcaaacccttttttcagcgaaacctgaagaaatatattaatgcgactaatttttaaatgttatgcattgatgtatcttaatagtgctttttattttattcaaaaatattaagtagtttattttttatttaattttaatcactgtcgcacgcgacatgtcgcatgcgacattttgttccattatactttttatgtttatttttttactatttatgtaattagacatgcaaaagatgattataaatgatttttaatatattcaatatatttattttcacagccaaaattataaacttaacaaaatatcttcaataaagaaaaacaaaaataagtatatgcAATTGCGAAGCATGtcagaatattttcatttttcagtaattaaaaattaagttaatttaattaattacaaaaaaaaattgatttggatTTTGAGCCGATTAGCATGTTTTAGCGTgtttcgttccatttttattaaacgCGTATTTTctgcttgtcaaatatcaaaaaatgaccgcttcaaaagtgacatctaccgaaatagcgggctattcaaaataacacctgtcattggaaaaccctttataatcgTTTTAACGAAATAATTTACATTgtaaacttttaaattaaaagcaaacgcTGTTGatcttataattattttgttttgcacagAACGGGATTTTGCGCTTTACTAAAATACCAGAAATAAATGCGGAATAGTCTCCATTATGAGATACACTTTTAAACATACAACCAACGAAATGATATTGACGTATTTTGCTATTATTGCTTTAGTAGATATCATCATAGTCATCTtggttttataaatatttcgtgTGCTGTACATTCGAAAAAAGTCGAAGTTATTTTTAAAGGCCAAAAGATCttgatttcaaaattaatgATATCGAAAGCAACGACACTCAACTCCAAAGCAACAGACATTTTACgagaaaaaaattgactttac is a genomic window of Anastrepha ludens isolate Willacy chromosome 6, idAnaLude1.1, whole genome shotgun sequence containing:
- the LOC128867913 gene encoding alpha-protein kinase 1, which gives rise to MTKTSNKMSGITNINNNNNNNNNNNINKLSEKFLSANTTKNIEACNTLSSGVNTITTTNNNSNNVISLNNPKSNSNDCDKITQQQFSATISSKLQAPQSRRSLPAPSTTQALAQRSLQQQHQNQQHNQQQQQSVTTNSSALPSVNTITKYSSGATLPSHQLQTIATVHHHHSQQQIAEPTSASSAGAQQPQQQQHPTPSNNLKDHPHSRHHHHHQSTSKHLSGESERAITTAATSVNSATLQQQRNAYNLQALKAANHLKAPAHSIPPRYQPPPQPSNQAGILKHINTLRGGVAESGETLSQRPSTGGSKHHTTSNFDTTHFNLKYPPDIPQLSPVYIPDSLKLPGGSGRYLQSHQTLSQRQPARLSGSATNPQYFYNSQQQQQYRQQQVEQQQHPQDMLKFVRKTDQDHPSPNASITSSAAAVPTGTRLTAEQNRQLQGLINELRVLKEQNQRLLDDNQELRDLCCFLDDDRQKGRKLAREWQRFGRYTASVMRQEVAAYQHKLRQLDDKQQELITDNLELKELCLYLDEERTHIAANALCANCGTSVRNPLRDDGDGSSSSTNAEETLSALRNYERQMPDATLRTTLSDQTVQYVRSLERRIRQLEEERVGATTPTANILVSQHSQPQAQTQTQPQQQQTQQQQQIQQQQQQQQSAQNPLNDPISSRPEAVVRALQVLEVREQLERDRLSGLIENSRDQMDDGEKALVREMCNVVWRKLESNVPNVSSSM